The Lactobacillus acidophilus DNA segment ATCGATCTCTACAGAAGATAATACTAAGGGTGGAAAAAAGGATATTACTAAAGTCTTTGAAACGTATCGTAAAGATCAATATGCTGGTTTTAATATGATGTGTGATCGGTATAGATCTCATGTCATGAAAGAACATGCTCAGCATGCTCTGCACAGTATTTTAGAAGTGCTTGCTAATACTAAAGATGGTGCAATTATTTACCATTGTTCAGAAGGTAAAGATAGAACAGGTATCGTAACGGTATTGATTCTTTATTTGCTAGGCGTTGATATGGAAACAATCCGCCAAGATTATTTGTATTCGAATTATATGCTAGATAATTACCGCGCTAGTCGAGATAAAATAATGCAGGAAAATGGCGAAAATCTTTGCTTCCGTGCTAATATGCGAATTCTTGGTTCAGTTAGCGATGCATTTTTAGATACATCATTAATCGCTATTCATAAGAACTTCGGTAGTCTTGATAATTATTTAAAAGAAATAATCGGTGTAACGCCTGAATTGCGTGATACACTTCGTGAATTATATTTGGAAGACTAAAAAATGATAAAAGATTTGGCATTAGAACAAGTAGTAGGTCATCATCATGCATTGGGAACTTCAATTACTTTACAAATTTTTGGAACGCAAGATCGCAAGCTGTTACAAAAATCATTTGATTTGATTGATCATTATGAGGATCTTCTTACTGTTAACCGTGATGAATCAGAAGTAATGGATATAAATCATGCTGCAGGAGATTATCCTGTTCAAGTTTCAAGTGCTGTTTACAGCTTGGTAAAATTAGCGGTAGAAAAAAGTCGTGAAAATTTTGGCTTTAATGCTTTAATAGGACCGGTTGTAAAACTATGGCATATAGGTTTTAAAGGGGCTTGTGTTCCACGGGATGAAGAAATTAAAGACAAGATGATTTTGACTAATCCATTCAAAGTAGTGTTAAATGACCAAGATCAAACTGTTTTCTTAAAAATGAAGGGAATGGAATTAGATCTGGGTGGAATCGCTAAAGGCTGGATTGCAGATCGAATTCGTGATCTTTGGTTAGCATATGGTGTAGAAGCTGGCATCATTAATTTGGGAGGAAATATCTTATTAGTTGGTGATTCGCCTAAGAGAGTAAATGGCCAATGGATGATTGGTATTCAAGATCCTAAGGAACCCCGTGGCGATAATATTGCCTCGGTAATGGTACCACAATGCTCTGCTGTAACGAGTGGCACTTATGAGCGCTATTTGGTGGTAGATGGTCATAAGTATCATCATTTGATTGATCCAAGAACAGGCTATCCAGTTAAAACTGATTTAGCTGGTGTAACTACTTTTACTAGGTATTCAGTAGAAGCAGAAATTGAATGCAAAAGATTGTTTTTTGCGGGGCATCCAATGAAAGGCTGGCATGATGACCCAGATAGAATTGGTGCTGTGTTTGTTTATAACGACGAACACGTTGAGTATGATAATTTTGATCAATAAAAAAGATTTGGATTTCTCCAAATCTTTTTTGCTTAAGCAGCTGTTTTACTAATATTGAAAATACTATTGAATACACCATTTGAAAGTCCAGGTGTGCTATAAATAATGAAACGTAAGAATGATGAATCAAGTGTTTGTTGCATGAACCATGGGTTTTGTAATGCGTTGAACATTGACAAGACAACATAAACTAAGAAATAACTAGCTACAAATGAAGCAATTGCGCCTAATACGCTGTCGAGCAAACTGCCTAAGCTAGTTGCATTAGGATTTTTTGCAGGAATCCAATTCTTGAAAATCTTCATTACCATTTTTCCAATAAAGAAGATAATAAAGAATGCAGCGAAACGTGCAATCATTAATTCGATATTATTTGTTGAATTGTTTCCGATTATTTCTCCGGTAAATTGTGTGTAAAGCCAATTACCAAATGGATTTTGCATAAAAATAGCCACCATAAAAACAATCGCAGAACAAATTAATCCGATGATATACCGTGTAAAGCCGGTTTTATAACCTGTATAAGCTTGATATGCCAAGTAGGCCAAAACTATTAAAGTAACAACCAAAATAAAACTCTCCTTTGCGCTAAATTATACCTTATTTCGTAAGTGAAAGAACTAGTTTTCTTTGCTCATCAAAACTTTGACGATTGCAGTAAAATACTTCATAATTGAAAGGACGATTTGTCTTTGCTAGTCAATGCATTTTACGTTAATTTTAGAAATATGAAACAAGTTTCACGGGTGAAAAATGAATCCTGAAGAATTTATCTTAGAACTATCAAAACATAATTTTGAATTATCTGATAAGCAGAAGCAACAATTTAAACTTTATTTTAAATATTTGATCGAAGTTAATGAGCATGTCAATTTAACTCGGATCACTGAAGAAAATGAAGTTTATTTAAAGCACTTCTTTGATAGTGTGACTCCATTATTTACTTTTGGTGAAGTATTTAAAGATGGTGCAACATTATGTGATGTTGGGGCCGGGGCCGGTTTTCCTTCAATTCCGCTTAAGATTTTAAATCCAACACTTAAGGTGACTATTGTTGATTCTCTTGCTAAAAGATTAACTTTTTTAAAGAACTTAATTGAAAAATTAGGTTTAACTGATGTCGAATTAGTTCATGGTCGTGCAGAAGATGTTGGTCAAAA contains these protein-coding regions:
- a CDS encoding tyrosine-protein phosphatase, which encodes MINPIILPLDKVRNPRDLGSYVGYNGRKIKMHRLLRTGKISNITEHDKKFLLDYGLTKIIDLRSPFECKKAPDSQIPGVEHIDLSISTEDNTKGGKKDITKVFETYRKDQYAGFNMMCDRYRSHVMKEHAQHALHSILEVLANTKDGAIIYHCSEGKDRTGIVTVLILYLLGVDMETIRQDYLYSNYMLDNYRASRDKIMQENGENLCFRANMRILGSVSDAFLDTSLIAIHKNFGSLDNYLKEIIGVTPELRDTLRELYLED
- a CDS encoding FAD:protein FMN transferase, whose translation is MIKDLALEQVVGHHHALGTSITLQIFGTQDRKLLQKSFDLIDHYEDLLTVNRDESEVMDINHAAGDYPVQVSSAVYSLVKLAVEKSRENFGFNALIGPVVKLWHIGFKGACVPRDEEIKDKMILTNPFKVVLNDQDQTVFLKMKGMELDLGGIAKGWIADRIRDLWLAYGVEAGIINLGGNILLVGDSPKRVNGQWMIGIQDPKEPRGDNIASVMVPQCSAVTSGTYERYLVVDGHKYHHLIDPRTGYPVKTDLAGVTTFTRYSVEAEIECKRLFFAGHPMKGWHDDPDRIGAVFVYNDEHVEYDNFDQ
- a CDS encoding CvpA family protein is translated as MVVTLIVLAYLAYQAYTGYKTGFTRYIIGLICSAIVFMVAIFMQNPFGNWLYTQFTGEIIGNNSTNNIELMIARFAAFFIIFFIGKMVMKIFKNWIPAKNPNATSLGSLLDSVLGAIASFVASYFLVYVVLSMFNALQNPWFMQQTLDSSFLRFIIYSTPGLSNGVFNSIFNISKTAA
- the rsmG gene encoding 16S rRNA (guanine(527)-N(7))-methyltransferase RsmG, producing MNPEEFILELSKHNFELSDKQKQQFKLYFKYLIEVNEHVNLTRITEENEVYLKHFFDSVTPLFTFGEVFKDGATLCDVGAGAGFPSIPLKILNPTLKVTIVDSLAKRLTFLKNLIEKLGLTDVELVHGRAEDVGQNKLYREKFDLVTARAVARMSVLSEYCLPLVKKGGYFIALKGPKAEDELDDGQKALEVLGGKLVKEEELTLPHSKEERTLILVKKIKQTPKKYPRQAGTPRRKPIH